The following proteins are co-located in the Primulina tabacum isolate GXHZ01 chromosome 11, ASM2559414v2, whole genome shotgun sequence genome:
- the LOC142519155 gene encoding protein LATERAL BRANCHING OXIDOREDUCTASE 1-like, translating to MGEVDPDFIQSLEHRPKPRTIEPENIPLIDLSPLKSSSDANDLASLASEIGDACEKWGFFQVINHGVPLKCREKIESASRKFFALPREEKRKVSRDEVNPFGYYDTEHTKNVRDWKEVMDITVQIPTTIPVSHEPDDRRLIELINQWPEDPPELREACEEHAKEMEKLAFKLLELIALSLGLKRDRLHGFFEDQTSRIRLNYYPPCPVPHLTLGVGRHKDAGVLTVLAQDDVGGLEVKRKSDGEWIFVKPIQNAYIINVGDIIQVWSNEKYESVEHRAMVNSEKARFSIPFFFNPAHYTWVEPLQELIHDQNQPKYKGYNWGKFLITRNLGNFKKLAVENIQIARFKT from the exons ATGGGAGAAGTTGATCCTGATTTCATCCAATCCCTGGAACACAGGCCTAAACCACGCACCATCGAGCCCGAAAACATCCCACTGATCGATCTCTCTCCGCTAAAATCTTCGTCCGACGCCAATGATTTAGCCAGTTTGGCATCAGAAATAGGCGATGCATGTGAGAAGTGGGGATTTTTCCAAGTGATCAACCATGGGGTGCCTTTGAAATGCCGCGAAAAGATTGAGTCAGCGTCGAGGAAGTTTTTCGCCCTGCCGAGGGAGGAGAAGAGAAAAGTGAGCAGAGATGAGGTGAACCCTTTTGGATACTACGATACCGAGCACACCAAGAATGTAAGAGATTGGAAAGAAGTAATGGATATCACGGTGCAGATTCCGACGACTATTCCGGTTTCTCATGAACCTGATGACAGGAGGCTCATAGAGTTGATCAATCAGTGGCCTGAAGATCCTCCGGAGTTGAG GGAGGCATGTGAAGAACATGCAAAAGAAATGGAAAAACTAGCTTTCAAGTTGCTGGAACTCATAGCCTTGAGCTTGGGCTTGAAAAGAGATCGGCTACACGGATTTTTCGAGGACCAGACCAGCCGGATAAGACTCAACTACTATCCACCCTGCCCGGTTCCACACCTGACTCTTGGCGTAGGACGACACAAAGATGCTGGTGTCTTGACTGTTCTTGCTCAAGACGATGTTGGCGGGCTCGAAGTGAAGCGAAAATCTGATGGAGAATGGATTTTTGTTAAGCCTATTCAGAACGCCTATATCATCAATGTCGGCGACATAATCCAG GTTTGGAGCAATGAGAAGTATGAGAGCGTAGAACATAGAGCAATGGTGAATTCTGAGAAAGCAAGGTTCTCAATTCCCTTCTTTTTTAACCCTGCGCATTATACTTGGGTTGAGCCTCTTCAGGAGCTTATACATGACCAAAATCAGCCCAAATACAAAGGATACAACTGGGGCAAATTTCTTATCACAAGAAACCTCGGTAATTTCAAGAAGCTTGCTGTTGAAAACATTCAGATAGCACGTTTCAAGACATAA